One Micromonospora eburnea genomic region harbors:
- a CDS encoding integrase core domain-containing protein has protein sequence MAKRHGIRLPLGRRRQRSDNAVAESFFATLKAELIHRQGMAHPQRQPIFEYVAGWYNTRRPALQPRLPQPRRPRSQRHHQPATSQRGSVRPPHRPCPSAYPGPMIVKTPKTK, from the coding sequence CTGGCCAAGCGGCACGGAATCCGGCTACCACTGGGCCGGCGCAGGCAGCGCTCGGACAACGCCGTCGCCGAGTCGTTCTTCGCCACGCTCAAGGCCGAACTGATTCACCGCCAAGGCATGGCCCACCCGCAACGCCAGCCGATATTCGAGTACGTGGCAGGCTGGTACAACACCCGCCGCCCGGCACTCCAGCCTCGGCTACCTCAGCCCCGCCGCCCACGAAGCCAGCGCCATCATCAACCCGCTACCAGCCAGCGAGGTAGCGTGAGACCACCGCATCGGCCCTGTCCGTCGGCATATCCGGGCCCGATGATCGTCAAGACCCCGAAAACCAAGTAA